The Syntrophobacterales bacterium genome includes a window with the following:
- a CDS encoding CinA family nicotinamide mononucleotide deamidase-related protein, with the protein MKVGILTIGNELTSGKIQDTNSAMIARAIQLQGWVLMRMMSVGDDNDAIHDALSYMLSHVEALVVTGGLGPTADDITTAAVASSFGLELQTDEAVLAYVRSIFANRGLRWTENNAKQAVFPAGARIIANPSGTAAGFALYRAGKIIAVIPGVPREAQKMLFEGVIPLFRETFPGSSLHVKTSIFRLSGIAESAVDEAIVGDNLAEAGIGVGFYPNFPENQLVLTVREKSAEAASEKLAAACKTVEMRLGKYIFARGEESLAGNIAKILTEKKLTLSTAESCTGGLIANRLTDIPGSSVFFERGAVSYSNESKVALLGVPEGVINAQGAVSEETARLMAEGIRRSAGTDLGLSVTGIAGPDGGTVEKPVGTTFIALATGDQTFCRHYAFRWDRRRNRTIASESALLMLWRYLTGGLGDAG; encoded by the coding sequence ATGAAGGTCGGCATACTGACAATCGGCAACGAATTGACAAGCGGCAAGATACAGGACACTAACTCCGCGATGATCGCCCGGGCGATCCAGCTCCAGGGCTGGGTACTGATGCGGATGATGTCCGTCGGAGACGACAACGACGCGATTCATGACGCGCTTTCCTACATGCTTTCCCATGTCGAGGCGCTGGTCGTAACCGGCGGCCTGGGACCGACCGCCGACGACATTACCACCGCCGCCGTCGCCAGCTCCTTCGGCCTGGAATTGCAGACCGATGAAGCCGTTCTTGCCTATGTCCGGAGCATTTTTGCCAACCGGGGGCTGCGCTGGACCGAAAACAACGCCAAACAGGCGGTCTTCCCGGCGGGAGCAAGGATCATCGCCAACCCCTCCGGAACCGCGGCCGGCTTCGCCCTTTACCGGGCAGGAAAGATCATCGCCGTTATTCCCGGCGTTCCCCGCGAAGCCCAAAAGATGCTCTTCGAGGGGGTAATCCCCCTTTTTCGGGAAACCTTTCCCGGTTCCTCACTCCATGTAAAAACAAGCATCTTCCGGCTCTCCGGGATTGCCGAATCGGCCGTTGATGAAGCGATTGTTGGCGATAATCTGGCCGAAGCAGGAATCGGCGTGGGATTCTATCCCAATTTCCCCGAAAACCAACTGGTGCTGACGGTGCGGGAAAAATCGGCGGAGGCGGCATCGGAAAAACTCGCAGCCGCCTGCAAAACGGTGGAAATGAGGCTGGGGAAATACATCTTCGCGCGGGGCGAGGAGTCGCTTGCCGGAAACATTGCGAAAATATTGACAGAAAAAAAACTTACGCTTTCCACAGCCGAATCATGCACCGGGGGACTGATCGCGAACCGGCTGACGGACATCCCCGGCAGCTCCGTGTTTTTCGAGCGCGGCGCAGTTTCCTACAGTAATGAGTCCAAAGTCGCCCTGCTGGGTGTCCCGGAGGGGGTGATCAACGCCCAAGGTGCGGTAAGCGAGGAAACGGCGCGCCTGATGGCCGAGGGAATCCGCCGGTCGGCGGGAACCGATCTGGGGCTGTCCGTGACGGGGATCGCCGGTCCCGACGGCGGTACAGTGGAAAAGCCCGTCGGCACAACCTTTATCGCCCTGGCAACCGGCGACCAGACCTTTTGCCGTCATTACGCCTTCCGCTGGGACAGAAGGCGCAACCGAACAATCGCCTCCGAATCCGCCCTGTTGATGCTCTGGCGATATCTGACGGGGGGGCTCGGCGATGCGGGATAA
- the thpR gene encoding RNA 2',3'-cyclic phosphodiesterase, which yields MRDNGTLRLFLAIVPPDGLNREIARLQGRLQRIVTGNIRWVKPEGLHLTLKFFGDVSAMAVEQISTAGKQAADADAPFTLSLCGLGTFPSAKRPRVVYLEMEGDTKRLTVFQAKLEKKLAEMGFPGEERPFLPHLTLARIKTLAEPESLLRELSASSAYEARQFTASELCLFKSDLGPGGALYTKLAAYPFAGSAGESLAI from the coding sequence ATGCGGGATAATGGGACATTGCGCCTCTTTCTGGCAATCGTTCCGCCGGACGGGCTCAACCGGGAAATCGCGCGGCTTCAAGGACGTTTGCAAAGAATCGTCACCGGGAATATCCGGTGGGTAAAGCCGGAAGGCCTGCACCTGACGCTGAAATTTTTTGGCGATGTCTCCGCAATGGCGGTTGAGCAGATATCCACGGCAGGCAAGCAGGCGGCGGACGCGGACGCTCCCTTCACCCTTTCGCTTTGCGGACTGGGGACGTTCCCCTCGGCTAAACGTCCCCGAGTTGTCTATCTGGAAATGGAGGGTGATACAAAGCGGCTGACAGTGTTTCAAGCCAAACTCGAAAAGAAGCTTGCGGAAATGGGCTTCCCCGGGGAGGAGCGCCCGTTTTTGCCGCACCTGACCCTGGCCCGGATAAAAACCTTGGCGGAACCGGAAAGTCTTCTCAGGGAGTTATCGGCAAGCAGCGCTTACGAGGCAAGACAGTTTACCGCCTCCGAACTCTGTCTGTTTAAAAGCGACCTTGGCCCCGGCGGGGCGCTTTACACAAAACTTGCCGCCTACCCGTTCGCCGGAAGCGCGGGGGAAAGCCTTGCCATTTGA
- the recA gene encoding recombinase RecA translates to MAADTERARAVDLAISQIEKQFGKGAIMRLGGNEVISDIPAIPTGSISLDIALGTGGVPRGRIIEIFGPESGGKTTLALHIIAEAQKLGGLAAFIDAEHALDVVYARKIGVNTDDLLISQPDTGEQALEICETLVRSGALDILVVDSVAALVPKAEIEGEMGDAQMGLQARLMSQALRKLTGSISKSKTTVIFINQLRMKIGVFFGNPETTTGGNALKFYSTMRLDIRKVTALKSGQDVIGFRTRVKVVKNKVAPPFRETEFDIIFGEGISKEGDLIDLASDKGIIEKSGAWYSYKGDRLGQGRDNTRTFLKENTDMMSKIETELLEKLGIGPKKAGVGESAK, encoded by the coding sequence ATGGCAGCAGATACGGAACGGGCACGGGCGGTTGATCTGGCGATCTCGCAGATTGAAAAGCAGTTTGGCAAGGGAGCGATCATGCGGTTGGGGGGAAACGAGGTGATATCCGATATCCCCGCCATCCCGACGGGTTCGATCAGCCTCGATATCGCCCTGGGCACGGGCGGCGTCCCCCGGGGGCGGATCATCGAGATATTCGGCCCCGAGTCCGGCGGAAAGACAACCCTCGCGCTGCACATCATCGCCGAGGCGCAGAAACTGGGCGGGCTGGCGGCGTTCATTGACGCCGAGCACGCCCTCGACGTCGTCTATGCGCGCAAGATCGGGGTAAATACCGACGATCTGTTGATTTCGCAACCCGACACGGGGGAGCAGGCACTGGAAATTTGTGAGACCCTCGTCCGCAGCGGGGCGCTCGATATTCTGGTTGTCGATTCAGTCGCCGCGCTGGTGCCGAAGGCGGAGATCGAAGGGGAAATGGGCGACGCCCAGATGGGCCTTCAGGCGCGGCTGATGTCGCAGGCGCTCAGAAAATTGACCGGCAGCATCAGCAAGTCAAAAACAACCGTGATCTTCATCAACCAGCTCCGGATGAAGATCGGCGTCTTCTTCGGCAACCCGGAAACGACGACCGGCGGGAACGCGCTCAAATTCTACTCCACGATGCGCCTTGACATCCGCAAGGTAACCGCGCTCAAATCCGGGCAGGACGTCATCGGCTTCCGCACCCGCGTCAAGGTGGTTAAAAACAAGGTTGCCCCGCCGTTCCGGGAAACGGAATTTGACATCATTTTCGGGGAGGGAATCTCGAAAGAGGGAGACTTGATCGATCTCGCGTCCGACAAGGGAATCATCGAAAAAAGCGGCGCCTGGTACTCCTACAAGGGTGACAGACTCGGCCAGGGAAGGGATAACACCCGCACCTTCCTGAAGGAAAACACAGACATGATGAGCAAAATAGAAACCGAATTATTAGAGAAGCTCGGCATCGGACCTAAAAAAGCGGGCGTCGGGGAAAGCGCCAAATAA
- a CDS encoding recombination regulator RecX, whose translation MDEEREFAKAKEKAFRLLGIRAHSERELRLKLKSGNFAPAVVEDVIVRCRELGYISDGEFARQRARALATNRLAGNRRIAFDLQEKGVAADLRAAAIAAVDEELDEAKRIRRILEKRPSERMTGKSDEKEKARLIRNLMGKGFPLELILRTINEQEEEAVHDDDGQ comes from the coding sequence ATGGACGAAGAGCGCGAGTTCGCAAAGGCCAAAGAAAAGGCCTTCCGACTATTGGGAATCCGGGCTCACAGCGAAAGGGAACTGCGCCTGAAACTGAAGTCGGGGAATTTTGCTCCGGCCGTGGTCGAGGACGTAATCGTTAGATGCCGGGAACTTGGCTATATCAGTGACGGGGAGTTCGCCCGGCAGCGGGCAAGGGCGCTGGCGACAAACCGGCTGGCCGGAAATCGCCGGATAGCCTTCGACCTGCAGGAAAAGGGTGTCGCCGCTGATCTCCGGGCAGCGGCAATCGCTGCGGTTGACGAAGAGCTGGACGAAGCAAAACGAATCAGGCGCATACTGGAGAAACGTCCCTCGGAACGAATGACCGGGAAGTCGGACGAAAAGGAAAAGGCACGATTAATCAGGAACTTGATGGGCAAGGGGTTTCCCCTGGAGCTTATCCTGCGCACAATCAACGAACAGGAGGAAGAAGCGGTTCATGACGATGACGGGCAATGA
- the alaS gene encoding alanine--tRNA ligase codes for MTMTGNEIRDSYLQFFKSKGHTIVGSSPLVPRDDPTLLFTNAGMVQFKNSFLGLEERGYTRTATSQKCVRAGGKHNDLENVGVTARHHTFFEMLGNFSFGDYFKKEALAWAWEYLTEVIGLDKEKLWVTVYQDDEEARLIWRDDLGVPETRIVRMGEKTNFWTMGDTGPCGPCSEIIYDQGEGAGCGRPECDIYCECDRHLELWNLVFTQFDRDQSGALTPLPRPNIDTGMGLERLAAVAQGVKSNYDSDLFAGIIRFIAKISGRTYGSNEESDISLRVIADHSRAVAFLIGDGVIPSNEGRGYVLRRILRRAARHGKLIGMNRPFLHEVCGAVIDEMQGAYPDLLARASYIRKVVESEEQRFIETLDAGLRILQEETAALKTAGKVIIPGEVVFKLYDTYGFPVDLTEDIVRRDGLSLDMEGFEQAMNLQRKKARESWKGSGEAAISDIYRQLTLEGIVSEFSGYEGVTTGRSAISAILVAGQRVEEIAEGTEAELIAAQTPFYGEVGGQIGDTGLITGEGFEFAVTDTKRPLDNLVSHVGRVVKGKIKIGDQADMLVDAAKRRDTEANHSGTHLLQSALKEVLGEHVKQSGSLVSPERLRFDFTHFSRISEAELGRVEERVNAMIRANVPVETRVLPLAEAIKTGATAVFDEKYGDRVRVLQMGAFSRELCGGTHVARTGDIGFFKIIHESSVAAGVRRVEALTGRGAAAYAGRLEEELRRSAALLKCSPFETAEKTEKLLHIQRDLEKERDALKAKMAAQDSGELLEKVRQVNGINMLAAVVNASDAKALRDFGDKLRDRLRSGVILLGSRVDDKAMLLCLVTKDLVERCHAGRIIGQIAPTVGGRGGGRPDMAQAGGPHPEFLEQALEKLAGLL; via the coding sequence ATGACGATGACGGGCAATGAAATACGGGACAGTTATCTGCAATTCTTTAAAAGCAAGGGGCACACGATAGTCGGCAGTTCCCCGCTTGTCCCCAGGGACGATCCGACCCTCCTTTTTACAAACGCCGGGATGGTGCAGTTCAAAAACAGTTTTCTGGGGCTGGAGGAGCGGGGCTACACCCGGACGGCCACCTCGCAGAAATGCGTACGGGCGGGCGGAAAACATAACGACCTGGAAAATGTCGGCGTAACAGCCCGTCATCACACATTTTTTGAAATGCTGGGGAACTTTTCGTTCGGGGATTACTTCAAAAAAGAGGCGCTCGCCTGGGCGTGGGAATACCTGACCGAGGTGATCGGACTGGACAAGGAAAAACTTTGGGTGACGGTCTATCAGGATGACGAAGAGGCGCGGCTGATCTGGCGCGACGACCTGGGGGTCCCCGAAACGCGGATCGTCCGGATGGGGGAAAAAACCAATTTCTGGACAATGGGGGATACCGGCCCCTGCGGCCCCTGCTCCGAGATCATCTACGACCAGGGCGAAGGCGCCGGGTGCGGCCGGCCGGAGTGCGACATCTACTGCGAATGCGACCGCCACCTCGAGCTCTGGAACCTTGTTTTCACCCAGTTCGACCGCGACCAGTCCGGGGCACTCACCCCGCTGCCGCGGCCCAATATCGACACCGGCATGGGGCTCGAACGGCTCGCGGCGGTCGCCCAGGGGGTAAAAAGCAACTACGATTCCGACCTCTTTGCCGGCATCATCCGCTTCATCGCCAAAATCAGCGGCCGCACTTACGGCAGCAACGAGGAGTCCGACATCTCGCTCCGCGTCATCGCCGACCACAGCCGTGCCGTTGCCTTTTTGATCGGCGACGGGGTCATCCCCAGCAATGAGGGACGGGGCTACGTCCTGAGACGAATCCTCCGCCGGGCGGCGCGCCACGGAAAACTAATCGGCATGAACCGCCCGTTTTTACACGAGGTATGCGGGGCAGTTATTGACGAGATGCAGGGAGCCTACCCCGATTTGCTGGCCAGGGCATCGTATATCCGGAAGGTAGTTGAAAGCGAGGAGCAGCGATTCATCGAAACCCTCGATGCCGGCCTCCGCATCCTCCAGGAGGAGACAGCCGCCCTCAAAACGGCTGGCAAAGTTATAATCCCCGGCGAGGTAGTTTTCAAACTTTACGACACCTACGGTTTTCCCGTTGACCTGACAGAGGATATCGTCCGCCGCGACGGCCTTTCGCTCGACATGGAGGGTTTCGAACAGGCGATGAACCTCCAGCGAAAAAAGGCCCGCGAGTCGTGGAAGGGAAGCGGCGAAGCGGCCATTTCCGACATATATCGTCAACTTACACTGGAGGGAATCGTGTCGGAATTCTCCGGCTACGAGGGCGTGACAACGGGGCGCTCCGCAATCAGCGCCATCCTGGTCGCCGGCCAGAGGGTGGAAGAAATAGCTGAAGGAACGGAGGCGGAGCTCATTGCCGCGCAAACGCCTTTCTACGGGGAGGTCGGTGGGCAAATCGGCGACACGGGGCTCATCACGGGGGAAGGATTCGAATTTGCCGTGACCGATACAAAAAGACCGCTCGACAACCTGGTCAGCCATGTCGGCCGGGTCGTCAAGGGCAAGATAAAAATCGGGGATCAGGCCGATATGCTCGTAGATGCGGCAAAAAGAAGGGATACGGAGGCCAACCACTCCGGAACCCACCTGCTCCAGTCTGCCCTGAAAGAGGTGCTGGGGGAACACGTAAAGCAGTCCGGGTCGCTCGTCAGCCCGGAGCGGCTGCGCTTCGACTTCACCCATTTTTCGCGGATTTCCGAGGCAGAACTGGGCCGGGTGGAGGAGCGGGTAAACGCGATGATCCGGGCAAATGTCCCGGTGGAAACCCGGGTGCTGCCGCTTGCTGAAGCCATCAAGACCGGGGCGACCGCGGTCTTCGACGAAAAGTACGGCGACCGGGTCCGGGTTCTCCAGATGGGCGCCTTCAGCCGGGAGCTCTGCGGCGGCACGCATGTGGCCCGAACCGGCGATATCGGATTTTTCAAGATCATCCACGAATCGTCCGTTGCGGCCGGGGTGCGCCGGGTTGAAGCCCTGACCGGACGGGGCGCTGCGGCTTATGCCGGACGCCTCGAGGAGGAACTCCGCCGGTCGGCGGCTCTTTTGAAATGCAGCCCCTTCGAAACGGCGGAAAAGACTGAAAAACTCCTGCACATTCAGCGTGATCTGGAAAAAGAAAGGGATGCGTTGAAGGCCAAAATGGCGGCGCAGGATTCCGGAGAGCTGCTGGAAAAAGTCCGGCAGGTAAACGGGATCAACATGCTTGCGGCTGTCGTGAATGCCTCCGATGCGAAGGCGCTCCGCGATTTCGGCGACAAGCTCAGGGATCGCCTCCGCTCGGGGGTAATCCTGCTCGGCAGCCGGGTTGACGATAAGGCAATGCTGCTGTGCCTCGTCACCAAGGACCTGGTCGAACGTTGCCACGCAGGCCGGATCATCGGGCAGATCGCCCCCACCGTCGGCGGCCGGGGCGGCGGCCGTCCCGACATGGCGCAGGCCGGCGGCCCCCACCCGGAATTTCTGGAACAGGCGCTGGAAAAGCTGGCCGGACTGCTGTAA